From a single Capsicum annuum cultivar UCD-10X-F1 chromosome 12, UCD10Xv1.1, whole genome shotgun sequence genomic region:
- the LOC107850965 gene encoding cytochrome P450 71AU50, whose amino-acid sequence MAFLWLALAVVAIVFLLLQQLQKKFSKKKKILPPGPRGLPLLGNLHMFGDNLHQDLNKIAKKHGPIMSIHFGLVPVIVASTPYAAEQFLKTHDLTFSSRPSNQVSENIFYKRKNLVSARYGPYWRNMRKLCTLQLLSSAKILAFQPMRKQELGILINFVKQAAMEHKVVDLTAKVGSLSANMSCLMIFGKKYMDEDLGEKGFKAIIQDMLHIAALPNFSDFFPFLRIFDLQGYNRRVKELAKLFDEFLERVIDEHVGESNEQKQAKDMVDTLMEILQSGAAEFEFDRRHVKAIMLDLLIASMDTSSTTIDWILTELLRHPNVMKKVQNELEQVIGKNRMVEESDLESLEYLDMVIKESNRLHPAAPLLLPHESIEDCTVDGFHIPKGSRVLINIWAIGRDPDTWVEPEKFKPERFQGSNIDLRGRHFQLLPFGSGRRSCPGLQLGLTVVRLMVAQLVHCFNWELPNGMMPKDIDITEKFGLVTARAQHLMAIPNYRLHI is encoded by the exons ATGGCTTTTCTTTGGCTAGCTCTTGCCGTAGTTGCcatagtttttcttcttcttcaacaactacAGAAGAAGTTcagtaagaagaagaagatacttCCTCCAGGTCCAAGAGGGCTCCCACTTCTTGGGAATCTTCACATGTTTGGAGATAATCTTCACCAAGACCTTAACAAAATAGCCAAGAAACATGGCCCTATAATGTCCATACATTTTGGTCTTGTTCCTGTAATAGTTGCTTCCACTCCTTATGCTGCTGAACAATTCTTGAAAACACATGATTTAACCTTTTCAAGTAGACCCTCTAATCAAGTATCAGAAAACATTTTTTACAAGCGGAAAAATCTTGTCTCGGCCCGTTACGGACCATATTGGAGGAACATGCGCAAGTTGTGCACTTTGCAGCTGCTAAGCAGTGCCAAGATCCTTGCTTTCCAGCCTATGAGGAAACAAGAACTTGGGATTCTTATAAATTTCGTAAAACAGGCAGCTATGGAACACAAAGTAGTTGATCTTACTGCAAAAGTTGGTTCTCTCAGTGCAAACATGTCATGTTTGATGATATTTGGAAAGAAGTACATGGACGAAGATCTTGGCGAAAAGGGGTTCAAAGCTATAATTCAAGATATGCTGCATATAGCAGCATTGCCAAATTTTTctgattttttcccttttcttcgCATATTTGATCTCCAGGGATATAATCGTCGTGTGAAAGAATTAGCTAAACTGTTTGACGAGTTCTTGGAGAGAGTAATCGACGAACATGTTGGTGAATCCAATGAGCAGAAACAAGCAAAGGATATGGTGGATACACTGATGGAGATTCTGCAGTCCGGTGCGGCTGAATTCGAGTTCGATCGTCGCCATGTCAAAGCTATTATGCTG GACTTGCTGATAGCATCTATGGACACTTCATCAACAACAATTGATTGGATCCTAACAGAACTTTTAAGGCACCCCAATGTGATGAAAAAAGTGCAGAATGAGTTGGAACAAGTCATTGGTAAAAACAGAATGGTGGAAGAGTCAGACTTAGAAAGCCTAGAGTATTTAGATATGGTCATAAAAGAAAGTAACAGACTCCATCCTGCTGCACCCTTATTGCTTCCTCACGAGTCAATTGAAGACTGCACGGTTGATGGCTTTCACATACCTAAGGGATCCCGAGTATTAATCAATATTTGGGCAATTGGCAGAGATCCAGACACTTGGGTCGAGCCTGAAAAGTTCAAACCTGAGAGATTTCAAGGAAGCAATATAGATCTGCGCGGACGACATTTTCAACTTCTACCATTTGGTTCCGGTAGAAGAAGTTGTCCTGGTTTGCAGCTAGGGCTCACCGTTGTTCGCTTGATGGTCGCTCAATTGGTTCACTGCTTTAACTGGGAGTTGCCGAATGGCATGATGCCGAAGGATATTGACATCACTGAGAAATTTGGTTTAGTAACGGCCAGAGCACAACATCTAATGGCGATTCCTAATTATCGACTACACATATGA